A single window of Zea mays cultivar B73 chromosome 10, Zm-B73-REFERENCE-NAM-5.0, whole genome shotgun sequence DNA harbors:
- the LOC100283341 gene encoding Probable adenylate kinase 6, chloroplastic — MAGMSRAIRNFAAASRRTLTAASGPALPKEAAAAGARVRAAAPGRMGRDQEDGRRVQWVFLGCPGVGKGTYASRLSQLLGVPHIATGDLVRDALATPGPFSNKLAEIVNHGKLVSDEIIINLLSRRLEEGEEKGELGFILDGFPRTIGQAEILEGVTDIDLVINLKLREEALLAKCLGRRMCSQCGGNFNVASIDIEGEDGGPRMYMPPLLPPPQCESKLIARADDTEEVVKERLRVYHDLTEPVEEFYRARGKLLEFNLPGGIPESWPKLLQALNIEDPDNKRSAAA, encoded by the exons ATGGCGGGGATGTCTCGCGCGATCCGCAACTTCGCCGCCGCGTCCCGGCGAACCCTGACCGCTGCTTCGGGGCCGGCGCTGCcgaaggaggcggcggcggcgggggcgcGGGTGAGGGCGGCGGCGCCCGGGCGCATGGGGCGGGATCAGGAGGACGGGAGGCGCGTGCAGTGGGTGTTCCTCGGGTGCCCCGGGGTGGGGAAGGGCACCTACGCCAGCCGCCTCTCGCAGCTGCTCGGCGTCCCGCACATCGCCACCGGCGACCTCGTCCGCGACGCCCTGGCCACCCCTGGCCCCTTCTCCAACAAG CTTGCTGAGATTGTCAATCATGGAAAACTGGTGTCTGATGAGATCATCATAAATCTGCTGTCAAGACgtctggaagagggagaggaaaaGGGTGAATTGGGGTTCATCCTTGATGGCTTTCCTCGAACCATAGGACAAGCG GAGATACTTGAAGGAGTCACAGACATTGATTTGGTGATCAATCTCAAACTCCGAGAAGAAGCTCTGCTTGCGAAATGCCTTGGCAGGAGGATGTGCAGCCAGTGTGGAGGGAACTTCAATGTGGCCTCCATTGATATTGAGGGTGAAGATGGTGGGCCTCGAATGTACATGCCCCCACTGTTGCCTCCTCCACAGTGTGAATCGAAGCTGATTGCTAGAGCAGACGATACTGAAGAAGTGGTAAAAGAGCGGCTGCGTGTGTACCATGATTTG ACTGAACCAGTGGAGGAGTTCTACAGAGCACGTGGGAAACTGCTGGAGTTCAATCTGCCTGGTGGGATACCCGAATCATGGCCGAAGTTACTGCAGGCCCTGAACATAGAAGACCCCGACAATAAGCGATCTGCAGCAGCATGA
- the LOC100382125 gene encoding trypsin family protein isoform X2: MQPSDIWKAHAGSSQSEASGLDMERNGCNHNCCPSPLQPIASAGQHSESSAAYFSWPTSTLMHGSAEGRANYFGNLQKGVLPGHLGRLPNGQQATTLLDLMIIRAFHSKILRRFSLGTAIGFRIRKGTLTDTPAILVFVARKVHRKWLSPTQCLPGALEGPGGVWCDVDVVEFSYYGAPAPTPKEQLYDELVDGLRGSDPSIGSGSQVASLETYGTLGAIVKSRTGNKQVGFLTNRHVAVDLDYPNQKMFHPLPPNLGPGVYLGAVERATSFITDDVWYGIYAGTNPETFVRADGAFIPFADDFEIASVSTSVKGVGVIGNVKAIDLQSPIGSLIGRQVVKVGRSSGMTTGTVVAYALEYNDEKGICFFTDFLVVGENQQTFDLEGDSGSLIILTGQDGEKPQPIGIIWGGTANRGRLKLKSGQGPENWTSGVDLGRLLDLLELDLITTSEGLQAALEEQRITLAAAAAAATNSTATESSPVAGPQEDDKIDKIYEPLGINIIPRDGSAISTDQPNEDVEELNLMSPMRNGEEGNGDFNNLMDLESENSPDDLQK, translated from the exons ATGCAGCCCTCAGATATTTGGAAGGCGCATGCTGGTTCATCACAGTCAGAGGCTTCGGGTCTGGATATGGAGAGGAACGGATGCAATCATAATTGCTGTCCATCTCCTCTCCAGCCAATTGCTTCAGCTGGTCAGCACTCTGAAAGCAGCGCTGCATACTTTTCTTGGCCTACATCTACTCTAATGCACGGCTCAGCTGAAGGCCGTGCTAATTACTTTGGGAATCTACAGAAGGGTGTACTACCAGGACATCTTGGTCGCTTGCCAAATGGCCAGCAAGCCACCACCTTACTTGATTTAATGATTATAAGAGCATTCCACAGCAAGATTCTCCGCCGGTTTAGTCTTGGTACAGCAATAGGCTTTAGAATCAGGAAAGGAACATTGACTGACACACCTGCCATCCTTGTGTTTGTTGCTCGAAAGGTTCACAGGAAGTGGCTCAGCCCTACTCAATGTCTTCCAGGTGCCCTTGAG GGACCTGGGGGTGTGTGGTGTGATGTTGATGTTGTTGAATTTTCTTATTATGGTGCACCAGCCCCAACACCGAAGGAACAACTTTATGATGAGCTTGTTGATGGATTGCGTGGTAGCGACCCTAGTATAGGCTCAGGTTCACAG GTGGCTAGTCTTGAGACCTATGGGACTTTGGGTGCCATTGTGAAGAGTCGAACTGGCAACAAGCAAGTTGGGTTCCTTACAAACAGGCATGTTGCGGTTGATCTGGATTATCCCAACCAGAAGATGTTCCATCCGTTGCCTCCTAATCTTGGACCTGGAGTTTACCTAGGTGCTGTTGAGAGAGCAACATCATTTATAACAGATGATGTTTGGTACGGGATATATGCAGGAACAAACCCAG AAACTTTTGTCCGAGCTGATGGTGCATTTATACCGTTTGCTGATGACTTTGAAATTGCTAGTGTCAGCACCTCCGTTAAAGGAGTTGGAGTCATTGGTAATGTAAAGGCAATTGACTTGCAATCCCCAATTGGCAGTCTCATTGGGAGACAAGTTGTCAAAGTTGGAAGAAGTTCTGGTATGACAACTGGGACTGTTGTCGCATACGCACTTGAGTACAATGATGAGAAGGGAATATGTTTCTTCACTGACTTTCTTGTCGTTGGGGAGAACCAACAAACATTTGATCTTGAAGGGGACAGTGGAAGCCTCATAATCTTAACAGGACAAGACGGTGAGAAGCCGCAACCTATAGGAATTATATGGGGTGGTACAGCTAACCGGGGAAGGTTGAAACTTAAAAGTGGCCAGGGTCCGGAGAACTGGACAAGTGGAGTTGATCTTGGCCGCCTTCTTGATCTCTTGGAGCTAGATCTGATCACAACAAGTGAAGGGCTACAAG CTGCCTTGGAAGAACAAAGGATTACTCTAGCTGCCGCTGCGGCTGCAGCCACTAATTCAACTGCCACAGAATCGTCACCTGTTGCTGGCCCTCAAGAGGATGATAAAATCGACAAAATCTATGAGCCTCTCGGCATTAACATCATTCCTCGAGACGGTTCTGCCATATCAACGGACCAACCCAACGAGGATGTGGAAGAGCTAAACCTGATGTCTCCAATGCGCAATGGTGAAGAAGGCAACGGTGACTTCAATAACTTGATGGACTTGGAATCGGAAAATTCACCTGATG ACTTGCAGAAATGA
- the LOC100382125 gene encoding trypsin family protein isoform X1, whose product MQPSDIWKAHAGSSQSEASGLDMERNGCNHNCCPSPLQPIASAGQHSESSAAYFSWPTSTLMHGSAEGRANYFGNLQKGVLPGHLGRLPNGQQATTLLDLMIIRAFHSKILRRFSLGTAIGFRIRKGTLTDTPAILVFVARKVHRKWLSPTQCLPGALEGPGGVWCDVDVVEFSYYGAPAPTPKEQLYDELVDGLRGSDPSIGSGSQVASLETYGTLGAIVKSRTGNKQVGFLTNRHVAVDLDYPNQKMFHPLPPNLGPGVYLGAVERATSFITDDVWYGIYAGTNPETFVRADGAFIPFADDFEIASVSTSVKGVGVIGNVKAIDLQSPIGSLIGRQVVKVGRSSGMTTGTVVAYALEYNDEKGICFFTDFLVVGENQQTFDLEGDSGSLIILTGQDGEKPQPIGIIWGGTANRGRLKLKSGQGPENWTSGVDLGRLLDLLELDLITTSEGLQAALEEQRITLAAAAAAATNSTATESSPVAGPQEDDKIDKIYEPLGINIIPRDGSAISTDQPNEDVEELNLMSPMRNGEEGNGDFNNLMDLESENSPDGISIALNLGEREPERLRSVSDSMLDIDLQK is encoded by the exons ATGCAGCCCTCAGATATTTGGAAGGCGCATGCTGGTTCATCACAGTCAGAGGCTTCGGGTCTGGATATGGAGAGGAACGGATGCAATCATAATTGCTGTCCATCTCCTCTCCAGCCAATTGCTTCAGCTGGTCAGCACTCTGAAAGCAGCGCTGCATACTTTTCTTGGCCTACATCTACTCTAATGCACGGCTCAGCTGAAGGCCGTGCTAATTACTTTGGGAATCTACAGAAGGGTGTACTACCAGGACATCTTGGTCGCTTGCCAAATGGCCAGCAAGCCACCACCTTACTTGATTTAATGATTATAAGAGCATTCCACAGCAAGATTCTCCGCCGGTTTAGTCTTGGTACAGCAATAGGCTTTAGAATCAGGAAAGGAACATTGACTGACACACCTGCCATCCTTGTGTTTGTTGCTCGAAAGGTTCACAGGAAGTGGCTCAGCCCTACTCAATGTCTTCCAGGTGCCCTTGAG GGACCTGGGGGTGTGTGGTGTGATGTTGATGTTGTTGAATTTTCTTATTATGGTGCACCAGCCCCAACACCGAAGGAACAACTTTATGATGAGCTTGTTGATGGATTGCGTGGTAGCGACCCTAGTATAGGCTCAGGTTCACAG GTGGCTAGTCTTGAGACCTATGGGACTTTGGGTGCCATTGTGAAGAGTCGAACTGGCAACAAGCAAGTTGGGTTCCTTACAAACAGGCATGTTGCGGTTGATCTGGATTATCCCAACCAGAAGATGTTCCATCCGTTGCCTCCTAATCTTGGACCTGGAGTTTACCTAGGTGCTGTTGAGAGAGCAACATCATTTATAACAGATGATGTTTGGTACGGGATATATGCAGGAACAAACCCAG AAACTTTTGTCCGAGCTGATGGTGCATTTATACCGTTTGCTGATGACTTTGAAATTGCTAGTGTCAGCACCTCCGTTAAAGGAGTTGGAGTCATTGGTAATGTAAAGGCAATTGACTTGCAATCCCCAATTGGCAGTCTCATTGGGAGACAAGTTGTCAAAGTTGGAAGAAGTTCTGGTATGACAACTGGGACTGTTGTCGCATACGCACTTGAGTACAATGATGAGAAGGGAATATGTTTCTTCACTGACTTTCTTGTCGTTGGGGAGAACCAACAAACATTTGATCTTGAAGGGGACAGTGGAAGCCTCATAATCTTAACAGGACAAGACGGTGAGAAGCCGCAACCTATAGGAATTATATGGGGTGGTACAGCTAACCGGGGAAGGTTGAAACTTAAAAGTGGCCAGGGTCCGGAGAACTGGACAAGTGGAGTTGATCTTGGCCGCCTTCTTGATCTCTTGGAGCTAGATCTGATCACAACAAGTGAAGGGCTACAAG CTGCCTTGGAAGAACAAAGGATTACTCTAGCTGCCGCTGCGGCTGCAGCCACTAATTCAACTGCCACAGAATCGTCACCTGTTGCTGGCCCTCAAGAGGATGATAAAATCGACAAAATCTATGAGCCTCTCGGCATTAACATCATTCCTCGAGACGGTTCTGCCATATCAACGGACCAACCCAACGAGGATGTGGAAGAGCTAAACCTGATGTCTCCAATGCGCAATGGTGAAGAAGGCAACGGTGACTTCAATAACTTGATGGACTTGGAATCGGAAAATTCACCTGATGGTATTTCTATTGCTCTGAACCTGGGAGAGCGGGAGCCAGAAAGACTCCGCTCTGTTTCTGATTCGATGCTGGACATAGACTTGCAGAAATGA
- the LOC100384522 gene encoding Polyamine oxidase 5 has translation MDQPPNGFAAGGFFTHIDGQNRSPPSVIVIGGGISGIAAARALSTASFKVTLLESRDRPGGRVHTDYSFGCPIDMGASWLHGVCNENSLAPLIRMLGLRLYRTSGDNSVLYDHDLESYALFDKHGQQVPQEIVSKVGETFERILKETVIVRDEHANDMPLFQAIAIVLDRNPHMKLQGLEYEVLQWCICRLEAWFATDMDNISLKTWDQEHVLTGGHGLMVNGYDPVIRALAQGLDIHLNHRVTKIIQRYNKVIVCVEDGASFVADAAIVTVPLGVLKANIIKFEPELPKEKLSAIADLGVGIENKIALKFDTVFWPDVEVIGRVAPTSNACGYFLNLNKATGNPVLVCMVAGRFAYEIEKLSDEESVNFVMSQLRNMLPQATDPVQYLVSRWGSDPNSLGSYSCDLVGKPADLYERFCAPVGSLFFAGEAACIDHSGSVHGAYSSGIAAAEDCRRRLSAQLGISAGLFQVGKAAMREEMTAEAMVPFQISRL, from the exons ATGGACCAGCCACCGAATGGATTCGCCGCCGGAG GTTTTTTCACGCACATTGATGGGCAAAACCGTTCTCCCCCTTCTGTAATTGTCATTGGGGGAGGGATTTCAGGCATCGCAGCTGCACGTGCTTTGTCGACTGCTTCATTTAAG GTCACACTCTTGGAGTCCAGGGACCGACCTGGTGGCCGTGTGCACACTGACTATTCTTTCGGTTGCCCAATTGACATGGGAGCATCATG GTTGCATGGTGTTTGCAATGAGAATTCTTTGGCACCACTGATTAGGATGCTTGGGCTTAGGTTATATCGCACAAGCGGTGATAACTCTGTTCTGTATGACCATGATTTGGAAAG TTATGCTCTTTTTGATAAGCATGGTCAGCAAGTTCCCCAGGAGATAGTAAGCAAAGTTGGAGAGACATTTGAGAGAATTCTTAAGGAG ACTGTCATAGTAAGAGATGAGCATGCAAATGACATGCCTCTTTTTCAAGCCATAGCGATCGTGCTTGACAGGAATCCGCATATGAA GCTGCAGGGCCTGGAATATGAAGTACTGCAGTGGTGCATATGTAGGCTGGAGGCATGGTTCGCTACTGACATGGACAATATATCTCTGAAAACTTGGGATCAG GAACATGTGCTTACCGGTGGACATGGTCTTATGGTGAATGGCTACGACCCTGTCATCAGAGCTCTCGCTCAAGGTCTCGATATTCACCTCAACCACAG GGTCACAAAGATCATACAACGCTATAACAAGGTTATTGTCTGTGTGGAAGATGGGGCGAGTTTTGTCGCAGACGCTGCTATAGTAACCGTCCCTCTCGGGGTACTCAAGGCAAACATCATCAAGTTTGAGCCTGAGCTACCGAAAGAGAAGCTCTCGGCAATCGCCGACCTTGGCGTCGGTATCGAGAACAAGATAGCTCTCAAGTTCGACACTGTGTTTTGGCCCGACGTTGAAGTGATAGGTAGGGTGGCCCCGACGTCAAACGCCTGTGGCTACTTTCTCAACCTTAACAAAGCCACAGGAAACCCGGTCCTGGTGTGCATGGTGGCCGGAAGGTTCGCGTACGAGATCGAGAAGCTGTCGGACGAAGAGTCCGTGAACTTCGTCATGTCCCAGCTCAGGAACATGCTGCCGCAGGCAACTGACCCG GTTCAGTATCTGGTCTCGCGCTGGGGTAGTGACCCCAACTCACTTGGCTCCTACTCGTGCGACCTGGTGGGGAAACCAGCTGACCTGTATGAAAGGTTCTGCGCTCCGGTGGGCAGCCTGTTCTTCGCCGGGGAGGCCGCCTGCATTGACCACTCCGGATCGGTGCACGGAGCTTACTCGTCAGGCATCGCTGCCGCAGAGGACTGCCGAAGGCGTCTGTCGGCGCAGCTAGGCATCTCGGCCGGCCTGTTCCAGGTCGGGAAGGCTGCCATGAGGGAGGAGATGACGGCTGAAGCCATGGTCCCCTTCCAGATATCCAGGTTGTAA
- the LOC100285144 gene encoding zinc finger C-x8-C-x5-C-x3-H type family protein gives MEVAAAAAGKPLTPEEEALRRSTDCVYFLASPLTCKKGNECDFRHSEGARMNPRDCWYWLNGSCLNPKCAFRHPPIDGLFGAPTSGLPPVSAHYGAYNLGKQMVPCYYFQKGNCLKGDRCPFYHGPQTASNDLAEQAAKVSSFPLEPSQAQNNEEAVAPNNSTQQEARMTENRTSIHVSKSGVGATPADVASNALKPGTNFEQAPSNTLAAKKSSTTEDHPMHYQNQVPVEIDPVKDWNQNFEVSPTDYLPQDSREADDILGESSPGFDVLVDNDVDVAEDFARDMYPVEDYEYVTSDFDARAHHESEQFNDGMGVNGRIGQYDGYERKRRRSSSERNLDRHYHPDGRFLHRELDRGEIDGSDLRHQLRRRRINGPSTTISPERANGDRHGRDEPYRERAHGGHHTYRDRYQGPRGSNLSSRLQARIKLPRRSPDRVDTRFEDERDRRRFRDMFSPMRRMDFHGGRHQEAGHNQERGHRKLSELVSTVRHADGLSARRDAVGSTHFAARRNLGEPRKANGLVESEASLDFEGPKPLSVILQRKREAAQGNNYEKFAEVAVTQTGSLDETEKKSCDNVTRFADCKSGSGDEEYKEQDHILVDAHRQSSDHGDKFEAGYAAEVDAEGKQEADDYDQREGESDDYETFEGHDYKSEDENVYQDDEDFDDNDDFARKVGVLLP, from the exons ATGGAGGTGGCGGCGGCTGCCGCAGGGAAGCCGCTGACGCCGGAGGAGGAGGCACTCCGGCGCAGCACCGACTGCGTCTACTTCCTCGCCTCGCCGCTCACCTGCAAGAAG GGTAATGAATGCGATTTTCGTCACAGTGAGGGTGCTAGGATGAACCCTAGGGACTGTTGGTACTGGTTGAATGGCAGTTGTTTGAATCCCAAGTGTGCATTTCGCCATCCG CCAATTGATGGTCTCTTTGGTGCCCCAACTTCTGGACTACCTCCAGTTTCTGCGCACTACGGTGCCTATAACTTGGGCAAGCAGATGGTCCCATGCTATTACTTCCAGAAAGGGAACTGCTTGAAGGGTGATAGATGCCCTTTCTATCATGGACCACAAACAGCTAGTAATGATCTTGCAGAGCAAGCGGCGAAGGTTtcttcctttcctttggaaccgTCCCAGGCTCAAAATAACGAAGAGGCTGTAGCTCCAAATAATTCAACGCAGCAAGAGGCCCGAATGACTGAAAACAGGACTTCGATTCATGTTTCCAAGAGTGGTGTGGGTGCAACTCCCGCTGATGTAGCTTCCAATGCATTGAAGCCTGGGACCAACTTCGAGCAGGCACCCAGTAATACGCTTGCAGCAAAGAAAAGTTCCACAACTGAGGATCATCCTATGCACTATCAGAACCAGGTTCCTGTGGAGATCGATCCTGTCAAAGACTGGAACCAAAATTTTGAAGTGTCTCCTACTGATTACCTGCCACAGGATAGTAGGGAGGCTGATGATATTTTGGGGGAGTCCTCTCCTGGTTTTGATGTTCTTGTAGACAATGATGTAGATGTTGCTGAAGATTTTGCAAGGGATATGTACCCGGTAGAAGATTACGAGTATGTTACATCTGATTTTGATGCTCGGGCCCATCATGAAAGTGAGCAGTTCAACGATGGAATGGGTGTGAATGGACGGATTGGACAGTATGATGGCTATGAGAGGAAACGCCGTAGATCTTCATCTGAGAGGAACCTAGACAGACATTACCATCCAGATGGAAGGTTTCTTCACAGAGAGCTTGATCGTGGCGAGATAGATGGATCAGATCTACGCCATCAGCTCCGCAGGAGAAGAATAAATGGGCCCTCAACAACCATTAGCCCAGAACGGGCTAATGGGGACCGACATGGGAGGGATGAACCCTACAGAGAAAGGGCACATGGTGGTCACCACACGTACAGAGATCGCTATCAGGGCCCACGAGGAAGCAATCTAAGTTCCCGTCTGCAGGCCAGAATAAAGCTTCCTCGAAGATCACCTGATAGAGTTGATACTCGCTTCGAGGATGAGCGAGACAGGAGAAGATTCAGGGATATGTTTTCTCCAATGAGGCGTATGGATTTCCATGGTGGTAGGCATCAAGAGGCTGGACATAATCAAGAAAGGGGCCACAGGAAGTTAAGCGAGCTTGTCTCTACTGTCAGGCATGCAGATGGCCTCTCTGCTAGAAGAGATGCAGTGGGTTCAACTCATTTTGCTGCTCGCAGAAACTTGGGAGAGCCAAGGAAGGCAAATGGTCTTGTGGAATCCGAAGCATCTCTTGATTTTGAGGGCCCAAAACCCCTTAGTGTCATCTTACAGAGAAAAAGGGAGGCAGCACAGGGCAATAACTATGAGAAATTTGCTGAGGTTGCAGTCACGCAGACAGGTTCTCTGGATGAAACTGAGAAGAAAAGCTGTGACAACGTTACCAGGTTTGCAGATTGCAAGAGTGGTTCAGGTGACGAAGAGTATAAAGAGCAAGATCATATCCTTGTGGATGCACACAGGCAGTCTTCGGATCATGGTGATAAGTTTGAGGCTGGGTATGCTGCTGAAGTGGATGCAGAAGGAAAACAAGAGGCAGATGACTATGACCAGAGAGAGGGCGAGTCCGACGACTACGAGACATTTGAAGGCCATGACTACAAATCTGAAGATGAAAATGTGTACCAAGACGACGAGGATTTCGATGATAATGATGACTTTGCTCGGAAAGTAGGGGTTTTATTGCCTTAG
- the LOC103642186 gene encoding Protein NONRESPONDING TO OXYLIPINS 2, mitochondrial-like isoform 2 (isoform 2 is encoded by transcript variant 2) encodes MASLSRTAAAAVVALRSAVRSAPLTGRVLGAPLPSFASPSATRSARILRRSAAAASAGLETLMPLHSAVAAARLRSCIAVDSSCWCSLSQGYALPL; translated from the exons ATGGCATCGTTGTCCCGCACCGCTGCTGCCGCTGTCGTGGCCCTGAGGTCGGCGGTCCGCTCCGCGCCCCTTACCGGCCGCGTCCTCGGAGCGCCACTACCTTCCTTTGCCTCGCCTTCCGCTACCCGCTCCGCCCGGATCCTCCGCAG GTCGGCGGCCGCGGCGTCGGCGGGGCTGGAAACGCTAATGCCGCTGCACAGCGCGGTGGCTGCCGCGCGGCTTAGGTCCTGCATCGCCGTCGACTCCTCCTGCTGGTGCTCGCTCTCACAAG GATATGCTTTGCCTTTATGA
- the LOC103642186 gene encoding Protein NONRESPONDING TO OXYLIPINS 2, mitochondrial-like isoform 1 (isoform 1 is encoded by transcript variant 1): MASLSRTAAAAVVALRSAVRSAPLTGRVLGAPLPSFASPSATRSARILRRSAAAASAGLETLMPLHSAVAAARLRSCIAVDSSCWCSLSQGLNKRI, encoded by the exons ATGGCATCGTTGTCCCGCACCGCTGCTGCCGCTGTCGTGGCCCTGAGGTCGGCGGTCCGCTCCGCGCCCCTTACCGGCCGCGTCCTCGGAGCGCCACTACCTTCCTTTGCCTCGCCTTCCGCTACCCGCTCCGCCCGGATCCTCCGCAG GTCGGCGGCCGCGGCGTCGGCGGGGCTGGAAACGCTAATGCCGCTGCACAGCGCGGTGGCTGCCGCGCGGCTTAGGTCCTGCATCGCCGTCGACTCCTCCTGCTGGTGCTCGCTCTCACAAG GTTTAAACAAGCGCATCTGA